One part of the Marinobacterium rhizophilum genome encodes these proteins:
- the lpxB gene encoding lipid-A-disaccharide synthase, whose protein sequence is MSPSLRIGIVAGEASGDILGAGLVAALRRRYPDLEVEGIGGDLMIAQGVRSLYPMERLSVMGLVEVLGRLPELMGIRRDLRRHFIATRPHLFIGIDAPDFTLNLEGALRDAGIPTVHYVSPSVWAWRRKRVFKILRTTDLMLTLFPFEARFYQDNGQRVSFVGHPLASQIPFEPDTAQARAALSLPQEAEVVALLPGSRGGELKYLARPFLETARWLKQRRPELRFVLPAANQTRLQTLRELLDGEFADLQVELHLKQSRTLMQAADVILIASGTATLEAMLLKKPMVVAYRMASLTHRILSRLIKSRYISLPNLLADAPLVPEVLQDEVRPEVLGPLLLQQLEDGEHAAMLRQRFTEIHARLNCEADERAADAIVQLLADRSL, encoded by the coding sequence GTGTCACCATCTTTGCGTATCGGCATTGTTGCAGGGGAAGCCTCCGGGGATATCCTGGGGGCGGGCCTGGTTGCTGCACTGCGCCGCCGCTACCCCGATCTGGAAGTTGAAGGCATCGGCGGTGACCTGATGATCGCCCAGGGCGTGCGTTCCCTCTATCCAATGGAGCGACTGTCGGTGATGGGGCTGGTCGAGGTTCTCGGCCGGCTGCCGGAACTGATGGGCATTCGCCGTGACCTGCGGCGCCATTTCATCGCAACGCGCCCGCACCTGTTTATCGGCATTGATGCGCCGGACTTTACCCTCAACCTGGAAGGCGCGCTGCGTGACGCTGGCATACCCACGGTGCACTATGTCAGCCCGTCGGTCTGGGCCTGGCGGCGCAAGCGCGTGTTCAAGATCCTGCGCACTACCGACCTGATGCTGACGCTGTTCCCGTTTGAAGCACGCTTCTACCAGGACAACGGCCAGCGAGTCAGCTTTGTCGGCCACCCGCTGGCCAGCCAGATACCGTTTGAGCCCGATACCGCCCAGGCCCGTGCTGCGCTGTCGTTGCCGCAAGAGGCCGAGGTTGTGGCGTTGCTGCCCGGCAGTCGTGGCGGCGAGCTGAAATACCTGGCCCGGCCCTTTCTTGAAACCGCCCGCTGGCTCAAGCAGCGTCGGCCGGAACTGCGTTTTGTGTTGCCGGCGGCGAACCAGACCCGGCTGCAGACGCTGCGTGAACTGCTGGATGGCGAGTTCGCCGATCTTCAGGTCGAACTGCACTTGAAGCAGTCTCGCACCTTGATGCAGGCGGCGGACGTGATTCTGATCGCCTCCGGCACTGCGACCCTGGAAGCGATGCTGCTGAAAAAGCCGATGGTAGTGGCCTATCGCATGGCCTCGCTGACGCACCGGATTCTGTCGCGCCTGATCAAGAGTCGCTATATTTCCCTGCCCAACCTGCTGGCCGATGCGCCCCTGGTGCCGGAGGTGCTGCAGGACGAAGTGCGCCCCGAGGTGCTGGGCCCGCTTTTGCTGCAGCAGCTGGAAGATGGCGAGCACGCCGCCATGCTGCGCCAGCGTTTTACCGAAATACACGCCCGGCTCAACTGTGAAGCCGATGAGCGCGCCGCCGATGCGATCGTGCAGCTGCTCGCCGACAGGTCGCTGTAA
- the rnhB gene encoding ribonuclease HII → MQLQEFDFFAAEQGAGKQVAGVDEVGRGPLVGSVVAAAVILDPARPIAGLADSKALSEKKRLALYAQICDRALAWCVASASPAEIDELNILHATMLAMQRAVAGLGVAPDFALIDGNRCPPLPCPSEAVVKGDARVPAISAASIIAKVVRDQEMTDLHRLHPDYGFAQHKGYPTPAHLAALRRLGPLPEHRRSFRPVRELLQPGD, encoded by the coding sequence ATGCAGTTACAGGAGTTTGATTTTTTCGCGGCTGAGCAGGGCGCGGGCAAGCAGGTCGCCGGTGTCGACGAGGTTGGGCGAGGTCCGCTGGTGGGCAGCGTGGTGGCCGCGGCGGTGATCCTGGACCCGGCGCGCCCGATCGCAGGGCTTGCGGACTCCAAGGCCCTAAGCGAAAAGAAGCGCCTGGCGCTGTACGCCCAAATTTGCGACAGGGCGCTGGCCTGGTGCGTGGCCTCGGCCAGCCCCGCCGAAATTGACGAACTGAATATTCTGCATGCCACCATGCTGGCGATGCAGCGCGCGGTGGCGGGCCTTGGCGTGGCGCCGGATTTTGCGCTGATCGATGGTAACCGCTGTCCGCCGTTGCCCTGTCCGAGCGAGGCGGTTGTCAAGGGGGATGCCAGGGTGCCGGCCATCAGCGCCGCCTCGATAATCGCCAAGGTGGTGCGCGACCAGGAAATGACCGATCTGCACCGCCTGCACCCTGATTATGGCTTTGCGCAACACAAGGGTTACCCGACGCCGGCCCATCTGGCCGCGCTGCGTCGTCTGGGGCCCCTGCCTGAACATCGCCGCAGTTTTCGCCCGGTGCGCGAACTGCTGCAACCCGGAGACTGA
- the fabZ gene encoding 3-hydroxyacyl-ACP dehydratase FabZ, producing the protein MMMDVKEIREYLPHRYPFLLVDRVLELEVGEFIVAIKNVTVNEPFFNGHFPDHPVMPGVLIVEAMAQAAGILGFKTMDKKPQDGSIYYFVGADDLRFKRPVVPGDQLRLEARKVSERRGIWKFAVRASVDGDTVSSATILCADRKV; encoded by the coding sequence ATGATGATGGACGTTAAGGAAATCCGGGAGTATCTGCCTCACCGATACCCTTTTCTGCTGGTAGACAGGGTACTTGAGCTGGAAGTGGGTGAGTTCATCGTCGCAATCAAGAACGTTACAGTGAACGAGCCGTTTTTTAACGGCCATTTTCCCGACCATCCGGTTATGCCGGGTGTGCTGATCGTCGAGGCAATGGCGCAGGCCGCGGGCATCCTTGGCTTCAAAACCATGGATAAAAAGCCCCAGGACGGCTCCATCTACTACTTTGTAGGTGCGGACGACCTGCGTTTCAAGCGCCCGGTGGTTCCCGGAGACCAGCTGCGCCTGGAAGCTCGCAAGGTATCCGAGCGCCGTGGTATCTGGAAGTTTGCCGTGCGCGCCTCCGTCGACGGCGATACCGTCAGCTCCGCAACCATTCTGTGTGCAGATAGAAAGGTGTAA
- a CDS encoding CTP synthase has protein sequence MTRYIFVTGGVVSSLGKGIASASLAAILEARGVKVTMLKLDPYINVDPGTMSPFQHGEVFVTEDGAETDLDLGHYERFIRTTMGRRNNFTTGRVYQHVLLKERRGDYLGGTVQVIPHITDEIKRRVIEGAGDADVALVEIGGTVGDIESLPFLEAVRQLKAELGFSRALFMHLTLVPYIATAGETKTKPTQHSVKELRSIGIQPDILVCRSEQPLPVSSRRKLSMFTNVEERAVISLPDANTIYTIPRMLKDQNLDDIVVERFHLDCPPADLSEWDQVADAHLNPDGEVTIAMVGKYMELLDAYKSLIESISHAGIKARKKVKIRYIDSETVEQEGVDVLKGVSAILVPGGFGERGVEGKIKAVQYARENKVPYLGICLGMQVAVIEYARNVAGLVGANSTEFEPKGEHPVIGLITEWTTSDGDVEVRDESVDLGGTMRLGAQECQLLEDSNVARAYGSTRIVERHRHRYEVNNNYVAQLEEAGLRISGRSADGELVEVVEVPDHPWFVACQFHPEFTSSPRDGHGLFSGFIQAALDQQAK, from the coding sequence ATGACGCGTTACATTTTCGTCACCGGTGGTGTTGTGTCCTCGCTGGGCAAAGGCATTGCATCCGCTTCCTTGGCTGCCATTCTTGAGGCCCGAGGTGTGAAAGTCACCATGCTCAAGCTGGATCCGTATATTAACGTCGATCCAGGCACCATGAGCCCGTTTCAGCATGGTGAGGTGTTCGTGACCGAAGATGGCGCCGAAACTGACCTGGATCTGGGTCACTACGAGCGTTTCATTCGTACCACGATGGGCCGTCGCAACAATTTCACCACCGGCCGTGTCTATCAGCATGTACTGCTGAAAGAACGCCGCGGCGACTACCTGGGCGGTACTGTTCAGGTCATTCCGCACATCACCGACGAGATCAAGCGTCGCGTGATCGAGGGTGCCGGTGATGCGGACGTGGCGCTGGTCGAGATCGGCGGTACTGTCGGCGATATCGAATCGCTGCCCTTCCTCGAAGCCGTGCGTCAGCTGAAAGCGGAGCTGGGCTTTTCCCGCGCGCTCTTCATGCACCTGACCCTGGTGCCTTACATCGCGACCGCCGGTGAGACCAAAACCAAGCCGACGCAACACTCGGTGAAAGAGCTGCGTTCCATCGGTATCCAGCCGGATATCCTGGTATGTCGCTCCGAACAGCCGCTGCCGGTGTCCTCCCGTCGCAAGCTGTCCATGTTTACCAACGTGGAAGAGCGTGCGGTTATTTCCCTGCCGGACGCCAATACCATCTACACCATTCCGCGCATGCTCAAGGACCAGAACCTTGACGATATCGTCGTCGAGCGCTTCCACCTTGATTGCCCGCCGGCGGATCTGAGCGAGTGGGATCAGGTGGCCGATGCGCACCTGAACCCGGATGGCGAGGTGACCATCGCCATGGTCGGCAAGTACATGGAGCTGCTGGATGCCTACAAGTCGCTGATCGAATCGATCTCGCACGCCGGCATCAAGGCGCGCAAGAAAGTCAAGATCCGTTACATCGATTCCGAAACCGTTGAGCAGGAAGGCGTCGATGTCCTCAAGGGCGTCAGTGCCATTCTGGTGCCGGGCGGCTTCGGCGAGCGTGGCGTGGAAGGCAAGATCAAGGCTGTGCAGTATGCCCGTGAAAACAAGGTGCCCTATCTGGGTATCTGCCTGGGCATGCAGGTTGCGGTGATCGAGTATGCCCGCAATGTGGCGGGCCTGGTCGGCGCCAACTCCACCGAATTTGAGCCCAAGGGCGAGCACCCGGTGATCGGCCTGATTACCGAGTGGACGACGTCGGATGGCGATGTCGAGGTGCGTGACGAAAGCGTGGACCTGGGCGGTACCATGCGCCTGGGTGCCCAGGAATGCCAGCTGCTGGAAGACTCCAACGTGGCGCGTGCCTATGGCTCGACCCGTATCGTGGAGCGTCACCGTCACCGTTACGAAGTGAACAACAACTACGTGGCTCAGCTGGAAGAGGCGGGCCTGCGTATTTCCGGCCGTTCCGCCGACGGCGAACTGGTGGAAGTGGTCGAAGTACCGGATCATCCCTGGTTTGTTGCCTGCCAGTTCCATCCGGAGTTCACCTCGTCCCCCCGCGATGGTCATGGCCTCTTCAGCGGCTTCATTCAGGCTGCGCTGGATCAGCAGGCCAAGTAA
- the lpxA gene encoding acyl-ACP--UDP-N-acetylglucosamine O-acyltransferase — protein MIDSRAIVDASAKIASDVEVGPWSIIGPDVEIGEGTVIGPHVVIRGPSRIGRHNRIFQFSSIGEECQDKKYAGEPTRLEVGDYNVFREGVTVHRGTVQDQSLTRIGSHNLFMANTHVAHDCMVGDHVILANNAALAGHVHVGDHAILGGFTAVHQFCRIGAHVMCGAGSVVLKDIPAYVMATGNTATPHGINTEGLRRRGYSPEALRTLRQAYKVVFRQRLTLEQALEQLGQMRDGCPELQLLIDSLQASTRGIIR, from the coding sequence TTGATCGACTCCCGCGCCATAGTTGATGCCAGTGCCAAGATAGCGTCCGACGTGGAGGTCGGCCCCTGGAGTATCATCGGACCCGATGTGGAAATCGGGGAAGGCACGGTGATTGGCCCCCATGTGGTGATCCGGGGTCCGTCCCGTATCGGGCGCCACAACCGCATCTTCCAGTTTTCCTCCATCGGCGAGGAGTGCCAGGACAAGAAGTACGCCGGTGAGCCGACGCGCCTTGAAGTGGGGGACTACAACGTCTTTCGCGAAGGCGTGACGGTGCACCGGGGTACGGTGCAGGACCAGAGCCTGACCCGTATCGGCAGCCATAACCTGTTTATGGCCAATACCCATGTGGCCCATGACTGCATGGTGGGTGACCATGTCATCCTGGCCAACAACGCGGCCCTGGCAGGTCATGTGCACGTCGGTGACCATGCCATCCTGGGCGGTTTCACCGCCGTGCACCAGTTCTGCCGTATCGGCGCCCATGTGATGTGCGGCGCCGGCAGCGTGGTGCTCAAGGATATACCGGCCTACGTCATGGCCACCGGCAACACGGCCACACCCCACGGTATCAACACCGAAGGGCTGCGTCGTCGGGGCTACTCCCCCGAAGCCCTGCGCACCCTGCGCCAGGCCTACAAGGTGGTATTCCGCCAGCGCCTGACGCTGGAGCAGGCGCTTGAGCAGCTCGGACAGATGCGTGATGGCTGCCCGGAGCTGCAACTGTTGATCGATTCGCTGCAGGCTTCGACCCGCGGCATCATTCGGTAG
- the accA gene encoding acetyl-CoA carboxylase carboxyl transferase subunit alpha, with protein MNPNYLEFEQPIAELEAKIEELRHVGDDSDINLSEELGKLKEKSRNLTASIFSNLSAWQVSQLARHPKRPYTLDYVRHLFEDFDEIHGDRHFADDAAIVGGIARLEGKPVVVIGHQKGRETKEKIRRNFGMPRPEGYRKALRIMEMGERFKMPVLTFIDTPGAYPGIDAEERGQSEAIAFNLAKMSCLKTPIISTVVGEGGSGGALAIGVCDKLLMLQYSTYSVISPEGCASILWKSAERAADAAKAMGITSERLHELGLVDQVVSEPLGGAHRDPALTAANLKLELLTALEKFEALPIEELLARRYERLMSYGLSRD; from the coding sequence ATGAACCCGAATTACCTCGAATTCGAACAGCCCATTGCTGAACTGGAAGCGAAGATCGAAGAGCTGCGTCATGTCGGCGATGACAGCGACATCAACCTGTCGGAAGAGCTTGGCAAGCTGAAGGAGAAGAGTCGCAACCTGACCGCGTCCATTTTCTCCAACCTCTCGGCCTGGCAGGTTTCGCAGCTGGCGCGCCATCCCAAGCGCCCCTACACCCTCGATTACGTACGCCACCTGTTCGAAGATTTTGATGAAATTCACGGCGACCGGCACTTTGCCGATGACGCGGCCATCGTCGGCGGCATTGCCCGCCTGGAAGGCAAGCCTGTTGTGGTGATCGGTCACCAGAAAGGCCGCGAGACCAAGGAAAAGATCCGTCGCAATTTCGGCATGCCCCGTCCGGAAGGCTATCGCAAGGCGCTGCGCATCATGGAGATGGGCGAGCGCTTCAAGATGCCGGTGCTGACCTTTATCGACACGCCGGGCGCCTACCCGGGTATTGATGCCGAGGAGCGGGGCCAGTCCGAGGCCATCGCCTTCAACCTGGCGAAGATGTCCTGCCTGAAAACGCCGATTATCTCGACCGTGGTGGGTGAAGGTGGCTCCGGTGGTGCTCTGGCGATCGGTGTCTGTGACAAGCTGCTGATGCTGCAGTACTCCACCTACTCGGTTATTTCCCCCGAAGGCTGCGCGTCCATCCTGTGGAAAAGCGCCGAGCGTGCCGCGGATGCGGCCAAGGCCATGGGCATCACCTCCGAGCGCCTGCATGAGCTGGGGCTGGTGGACCAGGTGGTCAGCGAGCCGCTGGGCGGAGCGCATCGCGACCCGGCCCTGACCGCAGCGAACCTGAAGCTCGAGCTGCTGACGGCGCTGGAAAAATTTGAAGCCCTGCCCATCGAAGAGCTGCTGGCACGTCGTTACGAGCGCCTGATGTCCTACGGCTTGAGCCGCGACTGA
- the tilS gene encoding tRNA lysidine(34) synthetase TilS: MPADALQREFERQLAGVTDVRRWLIGYSGGLDSRVLAELAARVLDPSRLLLLHVNHHLQSESDAWAAHAVEQAAALGVAIRVLDVAPTSASEADARQARYAAFMAELGAGDLLLLGHHADDQAETLLLRLMRGAGARGLAGMPRQRALGEARLLRPLLGVSRLELSDWARHQGLDWVNDPSNSALEYDRNFVRHRVLAPLMQRWPDAPARMGLSAGLLDETAGLLEELARADLKACLNDRAGLAGGLLGQLSAARQRNLLRYWLGARTGVTVNGPLLERIEQELLQAGSDRQPQLQLGEHALRRYRGDLYVQAPLKVTPSAVLARVALAPGEIALQQGLLSISAVNTVSRPALRTLEGLGLRYRREGERCRPAGRSGSHPLKKLFQEYGVLPWQRNAWPLLVCGDEIVAAPGLWVCEGWQARPAEDGYVLGWCPG; encoded by the coding sequence ATGCCGGCCGATGCCCTGCAGCGAGAGTTCGAGCGGCAACTGGCAGGCGTCACGGATGTCCGCCGCTGGCTGATCGGCTATAGCGGCGGACTGGATTCCCGGGTGCTGGCGGAACTGGCCGCCCGGGTGCTGGACCCTTCCCGTCTGCTGTTGCTGCATGTAAACCACCATTTGCAGAGCGAGTCCGATGCCTGGGCGGCACATGCCGTTGAGCAGGCCGCCGCGCTGGGCGTGGCCATTCGGGTGCTTGATGTGGCACCGACGTCGGCCTCGGAAGCCGATGCGCGGCAGGCGCGCTATGCCGCCTTTATGGCGGAGCTCGGGGCTGGCGATCTGCTGCTGCTGGGTCATCATGCTGATGACCAGGCCGAGACCCTGCTGCTGCGCCTGATGCGCGGTGCCGGTGCCAGAGGCCTGGCGGGCATGCCGCGCCAGCGAGCGCTCGGCGAGGCGCGACTGCTGCGTCCGCTGCTGGGCGTCAGCCGGCTCGAGCTCAGCGACTGGGCGAGGCACCAGGGGCTGGACTGGGTGAATGACCCGTCCAACAGCGCGCTTGAATACGATCGCAACTTTGTCCGTCATCGCGTGCTGGCACCGCTGATGCAGCGCTGGCCCGATGCACCGGCGCGCATGGGGTTGAGTGCGGGCCTGCTGGACGAAACCGCGGGCCTGCTGGAAGAGTTGGCGCGGGCCGATCTCAAGGCCTGTCTCAATGACCGAGCCGGCCTGGCCGGTGGGCTGCTTGGCCAGCTGTCTGCGGCGCGTCAGCGAAACCTGCTGCGTTACTGGCTGGGCGCGCGGACCGGCGTGACCGTCAACGGGCCGCTGCTGGAGCGCATCGAGCAGGAACTGTTGCAGGCCGGGTCGGATCGTCAGCCACAGCTGCAGCTCGGCGAGCACGCGCTGCGGCGTTACCGGGGCGACCTGTATGTGCAGGCACCGCTCAAGGTCACGCCGTCCGCTGTACTGGCCCGGGTTGCACTGGCGCCCGGCGAGATTGCGCTGCAGCAGGGCCTGTTATCGATTTCGGCTGTGAACACTGTCTCCCGGCCGGCACTGCGTACCCTGGAGGGCCTGGGTCTGCGCTACCGGCGCGAGGGCGAGCGCTGTCGGCCGGCAGGGCGTAGCGGATCACATCCGCTGAAAAAACTGTTCCAGGAGTACGGGGTGCTGCCCTGGCAGCGCAATGCCTGGCCGCTGCTGGTGTGCGGTGATGAGATCGTTGCCGCCCCCGGGCTCTGGGTATGTGAGGGCTGGCAGGCCCGGCCCGCAGAGGACGGCTACGTGCTGGGCTGGTGCCCAGGCTGA
- the dnaE gene encoding DNA polymerase III subunit alpha encodes MATPQFVHLRLHTEYSLVDGLIRVKEAVAAAKAAGMPAVAVTDQSNLFATIKFYKAALNAGIKPICGVDVHVMNESDPAGEPYRMTLLVRNGKGYRNLMELVSRAYADGQNIVSEKAVLKKAWIRERSEGLIALSGGRLGEVGRALQSDKASPIEVLREWMEIFPDSYYLEVQRTGRQGEEDLVHACVAMAHETGCPLVATNEVMFLTADDFDAHEARVCINLSRTLDDARRPRDYSDQQYFRSAAEMQALFADIPEALENSVEIARRCNIEIELGTYYLPRFPVPEGMLMDDYFRQVSFDGLEERLEILLDRADPEYDAKRQVYIDRLEFELEIIIQMGFPGYFLIVMDFIKWGKENGVPVGPGRGSGAGSLVAYAQKITDLDPLEYDLLFERFLNPERVSMPDFDIDFCMDNRDKVIDYVARTYGRDAVSQIITFGTMAAKAVVRDVARVQGKPFGLADRLSKLIPFEVGMTLGKAWEQESQLREFVESSEEAQEIMEMAYKLEGVTRGVGKHAGGVVIAPTKLTDFAATYCDEVGEGLVTQFDKNDVEEAGLVKFDFLGLRTLTIIDWALKTINDIRVPAGEEPLDIALIDLEDKTTFDLLQSAETTAVFQLESSGMKDLVRRLKPSRFEDIVALVALFRPGPLQSGMVDDFINRKHGRAEMAWPHVDYQLDSLQPVLEPTYGIILYQEQVMQIAQVMAGYTLGGADMLRRAMGKKKPEEMAKQRAIFLEGCEGQGIDRDLAGNIFDLVEKFAGYGFNKSHSAAYALVSYQTAWLKAHYPAPFMAAVISSDMQNTDKVVIFIEECRSMGLAPAVPDVNSSEYMFTVNGAGEIVYGLGAVKGVGEGPIEAIVQARQDGQGNFKDIFDFCQRVGAKKLNKRVMEALVRSGALDRLGASRAVLFEAIADALKAADQSARNQDAGMFDLFGEMPVEASRDAYADYRQVREWTDKERLTGEKDTLGLYLTGHPIDEYQKELSHFISKRIADVQPARGRQQKMAGLVIDLRLKKTKKGDSLCFVTLDDRSARIDVTLYGEAYEMARSKLNKDAVLIMEGEVLQDDYNGGLKVKGSRVMDISEARAQYARCLEIHGDSQSLGGRKLRELADVLSSHRGNGSMAVTLRYRRVDAEASLALGDNWKVQASDELVLQLMDRFGTGAVALRY; translated from the coding sequence ATGGCGACACCCCAATTCGTTCACCTGCGTTTGCATACCGAGTATTCCCTGGTCGACGGCCTGATCCGCGTCAAGGAAGCGGTAGCGGCGGCCAAGGCGGCGGGCATGCCGGCGGTGGCGGTGACCGATCAGAGCAACCTCTTCGCGACCATCAAGTTTTACAAGGCGGCGCTCAATGCCGGCATCAAGCCCATCTGCGGCGTGGATGTGCATGTCATGAACGAGTCGGACCCAGCGGGCGAGCCGTATCGCATGACGCTGCTGGTGCGCAACGGCAAGGGCTATCGCAACCTGATGGAACTGGTGTCCCGGGCCTACGCCGACGGCCAGAATATCGTCAGTGAAAAGGCGGTGCTGAAAAAAGCCTGGATCCGGGAACGCTCCGAAGGCCTGATCGCGCTGTCCGGAGGGCGCCTGGGTGAAGTGGGTCGGGCGCTGCAGTCGGACAAGGCCTCCCCCATCGAGGTGCTGCGCGAGTGGATGGAGATCTTTCCGGACAGCTATTACCTGGAAGTGCAGCGTACCGGGCGCCAGGGGGAAGAAGACCTGGTGCATGCCTGTGTTGCCATGGCCCACGAAACCGGGTGTCCGCTGGTGGCGACCAACGAGGTGATGTTCCTGACGGCGGACGACTTCGACGCCCACGAGGCGCGTGTCTGCATCAACCTTAGCCGCACCCTGGATGATGCGAGGCGGCCGCGGGATTACAGTGACCAGCAGTATTTCCGCTCGGCCGCCGAGATGCAGGCGCTGTTCGCCGATATTCCCGAGGCGCTGGAGAACAGTGTCGAGATCGCAAGGCGCTGCAATATCGAGATAGAGCTGGGAACCTACTACCTGCCACGCTTCCCGGTGCCCGAAGGCATGCTGATGGATGACTATTTCCGTCAGGTCAGCTTCGACGGCCTGGAGGAACGGCTCGAGATCCTGCTCGACCGCGCGGACCCGGAGTACGACGCCAAGCGCCAGGTGTATATCGACCGGCTCGAGTTCGAACTCGAGATCATCATCCAGATGGGTTTCCCCGGTTACTTCCTCATCGTTATGGACTTTATCAAGTGGGGCAAGGAGAACGGCGTACCGGTAGGGCCGGGACGAGGTTCGGGTGCCGGCTCCCTGGTGGCCTATGCGCAGAAGATTACCGACCTGGATCCGCTGGAATACGACCTGCTGTTCGAGCGCTTCCTGAACCCTGAACGTGTCTCCATGCCCGACTTCGATATCGATTTCTGCATGGATAACCGCGACAAGGTGATCGACTACGTGGCCCGCACCTACGGCCGTGATGCGGTGTCCCAGATCATTACCTTCGGCACCATGGCGGCCAAGGCGGTGGTGCGCGACGTGGCCCGCGTTCAGGGCAAGCCCTTTGGCCTGGCCGACCGCCTTTCCAAGCTGATCCCGTTTGAAGTGGGCATGACGCTTGGCAAGGCCTGGGAACAGGAGTCCCAGCTGCGTGAATTCGTGGAATCCAGCGAAGAAGCGCAGGAAATCATGGAAATGGCCTACAAGCTGGAGGGGGTGACCCGCGGCGTCGGCAAGCACGCCGGTGGTGTGGTGATTGCACCGACCAAGCTGACGGACTTCGCCGCCACCTACTGCGACGAAGTGGGCGAGGGCCTGGTAACCCAGTTCGACAAGAACGATGTCGAGGAAGCCGGGTTGGTGAAGTTCGACTTCCTGGGGCTGCGCACCCTGACCATCATCGACTGGGCGCTGAAAACGATCAACGACATCCGCGTGCCCGCCGGTGAAGAGCCGCTGGATATCGCGCTGATCGACCTGGAAGACAAGACCACCTTCGACCTGCTGCAAAGCGCCGAAACCACGGCGGTGTTCCAGCTCGAGTCCAGCGGCATGAAGGATCTGGTGCGGCGCCTCAAACCCAGCCGCTTCGAGGACATCGTCGCCCTGGTGGCCCTGTTCCGGCCAGGGCCGCTGCAGTCGGGCATGGTGGACGACTTCATCAACCGCAAGCACGGCCGCGCCGAAATGGCCTGGCCGCACGTGGATTACCAGCTAGACAGCCTGCAACCCGTGCTGGAGCCGACCTACGGCATCATCCTGTACCAGGAGCAGGTGATGCAGATCGCCCAGGTCATGGCGGGCTACACGCTCGGCGGCGCCGACATGCTGCGACGCGCCATGGGCAAGAAGAAGCCCGAGGAAATGGCCAAGCAGCGCGCCATCTTCCTGGAGGGCTGCGAAGGTCAGGGGATTGACCGGGACCTGGCGGGCAATATCTTCGACCTGGTGGAAAAATTTGCCGGTTACGGCTTCAACAAGTCCCACTCCGCCGCCTATGCGCTGGTGTCCTACCAGACCGCCTGGCTCAAGGCGCATTACCCGGCGCCCTTTATGGCGGCGGTTATTTCTTCGGACATGCAGAACACCGACAAGGTGGTGATCTTCATCGAAGAGTGCCGCAGCATGGGACTCGCACCGGCGGTGCCGGATGTGAACAGCAGCGAGTACATGTTCACCGTCAACGGGGCGGGGGAAATAGTCTATGGCCTGGGGGCCGTCAAGGGCGTGGGCGAGGGGCCGATCGAGGCCATCGTGCAGGCGCGCCAGGACGGGCAGGGCAACTTCAAGGATATCTTCGATTTCTGCCAGCGCGTGGGTGCCAAAAAGCTCAACAAGCGGGTGATGGAAGCGCTGGTGCGCTCCGGTGCCCTGGACCGCCTTGGCGCCAGCCGTGCGGTACTGTTCGAGGCGATCGCCGACGCCCTCAAGGCGGCGGATCAGAGTGCGCGCAACCAGGATGCCGGGATGTTCGACCTGTTCGGTGAAATGCCGGTGGAGGCGTCCCGCGATGCCTACGCCGATTACCGCCAGGTGCGCGAGTGGACCGACAAGGAGCGCCTGACCGGCGAAAAAGACACCCTGGGGCTCTATCTCACCGGCCACCCCATCGATGAGTACCAGAAGGAACTGAGTCACTTTATCAGCAAGCGGATCGCCGATGTGCAGCCGGCCCGCGGTCGGCAGCAGAAGATGGCGGGCCTGGTGATCGACCTGCGGCTGAAGAAGACCAAGAAGGGCGACTCGCTCTGCTTTGTCACCCTGGACGACCGCAGTGCGCGTATCGATGTCACTCTCTACGGCGAGGCCTACGAAATGGCCCGAAGCAAGCTGAACAAGGATGCGGTGCTGATCATGGAGGGCGAGGTGCTGCAGGATGACTACAATGGCGGCCTCAAGGTCAAGGGCAGCCGGGTCATGGATATCAGCGAGGCGCGGGCTCAGTATGCCCGCTGTCTCGAAATCCACGGCGACAGCCAGAGCCTGGGAGGGCGCAAGCTGCGCGAGCTGGCGGATGTGCTGAGCAGTCATCGCGGCAACGGCAGCATGGCCGTTACCTTGCGTTATCGCCGCGTGGATGCCGAAGCCAGTCTTGCGCTGGGAGACAACTGGAAGGTGCAGGCCAGTGACGAGCTGGTACTGCAGCTGATGGATCGCTTTGGCACCGGCGCCGTGGCCTTGCGCTACTGA